From the genome of Amia ocellicauda isolate fAmiCal2 chromosome 14, fAmiCal2.hap1, whole genome shotgun sequence, one region includes:
- the trip6 gene encoding thyroid receptor-interacting protein 6: MSGPTWLPPRTLGSPERPVASVPSPSPAFYRPPKKAAGEAKPKYSHYDQNGAGGGMATRYVATGPTGGPPPLKHPEGPGGGAFRPLSPTSAEHYYPAAPAVKEERSGWSPHVNPYELQVRGPDRQGGPLSAIDAEIDSLTSMLAHMEHHPQPPRPQVYDNVQYTKHQGELRYQPSLQGSPTQGSPAAMYPHSPGQYHPAPQYAPATSAAPPQGYPYPPPGPRAYPQPMPASYTTTSAPTGPRFSIQVKSAQPVSTYVQSGRQAEQAYAPPPPRHQQPPPSSRAPAPTPPPPHHHHLVQERGGQPGYLSEGGQGWYHSAGPPLPQPQPQEEAERGYGQKGAGAGATQHAQPARVVQPQRSPESLPSASTQHSGFLHSKGAMPRPEEELDRLTKKLVYDMNHPPTEEYFGRCARCGENVLGDGSGCVAMEQVFHVGCFTCITCQARLRGQPFYAVDKKSYCENCYISTLERCSKCSHPILDRILRAMGKVYHPRCFCCVVCGRCLDGVPFTVDATSQIHCIEDFHRKFAPRCSVCGQAIMPEPGQEETVRIVALDRSFHVNCYMCEECGLLLSSEGEGRGCYPLDGHILCKSCSARRIQELSAKISTDC; this comes from the exons ATgtctggccccacctggctgcCCCCGAGGACTCTGGGAAGCCCCGAGCGGCCAGTCGCCTCCgtccccagccccagccccgcCTTCTACAGACCGCCTAAGAAGGCAGCCGGCGAAGCCAAGCCCAAATACAGCCACTACGACCAGAACGGCGCCGGGGGTGGAATGGCGACCAGATACGTGGCGACGGGTCCCACAG GTGGGCCCCCGCCCCTCAAGCACCCCGAGGGCCCTGGGGGGGGCGCTTTCCGACCACTGTCGCCCACATCGGCCGAGCACTATTACCCGGCAGCCCCGGCGGTCAAAGAGGAGCGGTCTGGCTGGAGCCCCCATGTGAACCCCTACGAGCTGCAG GTGAGGGGCCCCGACAGGCAGGGTGGCCCCCTGTCCGCCATCGACGCCGAGATCGACTCCCTCACCAGCATGCTGGCCCACATGGAGCACCACCCCCAGCCGCCCCGGCCCCAG GTCTATGACAACGTGCAGTACACCAAACACCAGGGGGAGCTGAGGTACCAGCCCAGCCTGCAGGGCAGCCCGACCCAGGGCTCCCCGGCCGCCATGTACCCCCACTCTCCGGGTCAGTACCACCCGGCGCCCCAGTACGCCCCTGCCACCTCCGCCGCCCCGCCCCAGGGCTACCCCTACCCACCCCCGGGGCCCCGCGCCTACCCCCAGCCCATGCCCGCCTCCTATACCACCACCTCGGCGCCCACCGGCCCGCGCTTCAGCATCCAGGTGAAGAGCGCCCAGCCGGTCAGCACATATGTCCAGTCCGGCCGGCAGGCGGAGCAGGCCTACGCGCCCCCCCCGCCCCGCCACCAGCAGCCCCCGCCCTCCTCCCGGGCCCCCGCGCCCACACCGCCGCcgccccaccaccaccacctggTCCAGGAGCGGGGCGGCCAGCCGGGGTACCTGTCCGAGGGTGGGCAGGGCTGGTACCACTCCGCCGGCCCCCCGctgccccagccccagccccaggaGGAGGCGGAGAGGGGGTACGGGCAGAAGGGCGCAGGGGCCGGTGCCACCCAGCACGCCCAGCCGGCCAGAGTGGTCCAGCCACAGAGGAGCCCCGAGTCGCTGCCCTCCGCCTCGACCCAGCACTCCGGCTTCCTGCACAGCAAG GGGGCGATGCCGCGGCCGGAGGAGGAGCTGGACAGACTGACCAAGAAGCTGGTGTATGACATGAACCACCCCCCCACCGAGGAGTACTTTG GCCGCTGTGCGCGCTGTGGGGAGAACGTGCTGGGCGACGGCAGCGGCTGCGTGGCGATGGAGCAGGTCTTCCACGTTGGCTGcttcacctgcatcacctgccAGGCGCGGCTGCGCGGGCAGCCCTTCTACGCCGTGGACAAGAAGAGCTACTGCGAGAACTGCTACATC AGCACGCTGGAGCGCTGTTCCAAGTGCTCCCACCCCATCCTGGACCGCATCCTGCGCGCCATGGGCAAGGTGTACCACCCGCGCTGCTTCTGCTGCGTGGTGTGCGGCCGCTGCCTGGACGGGGTGCCCTTCACCGTGGACGCCACCTCCCAGATCCACTGCATCGAGGACTTCCACAG gaaGTTCGCCCCGCGCTGCTCGGTGTGTGGCCAGGCCATCATGCCGGAGCCGGGGCAGGAGGAGACGGTGCGCATCGTGGCCCTGGACCGCAGCTTCCACGTCAACTGCTACATGTGTGAG GAGTGCGGGCTGCTGCTGTCCTCGGAGGGCGAGGGCCGGGGCTGCTACCCGCTGGACGGACACATCCTGTGCAAGAGCTGCAGCGCCCGGCGCATCCAGGAGCTCAGCGCCAAGATCTCCACCGACTGCTAG